Below is a genomic region from uncultured Erythrobacter sp..
CCGCATTCAGCCGGACAAGGAACTGGCTCTGGAGAACCCGCTTGCGGCGATCCAGATGGGTCTGATCTACGTCAATCCTGAAGGTCCGGGCGGCAATCCCGATCCGCTCCTTTCGGCTCGCGATATGCGCGAAACCTTCACTCGCATGGCGATGAATGACGAGGAAACCGTCGCGCTGACCGCTGGCGGCCACGCATTCGGCAAAGCGCACGGTGCTGCACCATCAGACACGTTCGGCACCGCCCCCGAAGGCGAAACGCTCCACAATCAGGCGTTTGGCTGGCTCACCGATCAGGCCGAGATCGACGCAGGCAACATCACCACGTCGGGCATCGAAGGCGCATGGTCGAACAACCCGACCTCGTGGAGCCACGACTACTTCCGCCTGTTGTTCAAATACGATTACGAGCTGGTGAAAAGCCCGGCTGGTGCGCAGCAATGGCAGCCAATCAACCAGTCCGAAGAGGACATGGCACCCGATGCGCGCGATCCGAGCAAGAAGGTTCCGACCATGATGACGACCGCCGACATGGCGCTCAAAATGGATCCGGATTACCGCAAGATTTCGGAGCGTTTCCACCAGAACCCTGAACAGCTCGACGATGCATTCGCACGCGCATGGTTCAAACTGTGCCACCGCGATATGGGTCCGAAAGTTCGCTATCACGGCCCCGAAGTGCCCGCAGAAGACCTGATCTGGCAGGATCCGGTTCCCGCTGGCACTACGCCTTCGGATGCAGAAGTCGCCCGTTTCAAGGACGCCATTCTCTCCAGCGGCTTGAGCGTCAGCGAGCTGGTCAAAGCGGCTTGGGCTTCGGCTTCGACGTATCGCAACACCGACCATCGCGGCGGCGCCAATGGTGCGCGTGTGCGCCTTGCGCCGCAAAATGGCTGGGCGGCCAACGATCCGGCTGAACTGTCCAAGGTTCTTGCCAAGATCGAAGAGCTGCGTGGTGATCTCTCTGTGGCAGACGCCATCGTGCTCGCCGGTTCGGCTGCGGTTGAAAAGGCGGCTGCGGACGCAGGTCACAGCATCTCGGTGCCGTTTGCCGGTGGCCGCGGTGACGCGAGCGACGAGCAGACCGATGCAGAAAGCTTCGAACCGCTTGAGCCATTTGCCGATGGCTTCCGCAACTATATGCGGACCAAAGCCAGCGTGAAGACCGAGGACATGCTGATCGACCGAGCGCACCTGCTGGGCCTGTCGATCTCCGAACTGACCGTGCTGGTCGGCGGACTGCGTGTTCTGGGTGCGAATAGC
It encodes:
- the katG gene encoding catalase/peroxidase HPI, producing the protein MDAKTGEISGGCPFSGDGATRSLHGRTNKDWWPEATQLDILTEQGKSANPYGEDFDYVAAFNTIDYDALKADLTALMTDSQDWWPADYGHYGPFFIRMTWHAAGTYRTGDGRGGGGSGQQRFAPLNSWPDNGNLDKARRLLWPIKQKYGKAISWADLFILAGNVAIESMGGPVFGFGGGRADVYEPEKVYWGTESLWVDTGAETRIQPDKELALENPLAAIQMGLIYVNPEGPGGNPDPLLSARDMRETFTRMAMNDEETVALTAGGHAFGKAHGAAPSDTFGTAPEGETLHNQAFGWLTDQAEIDAGNITTSGIEGAWSNNPTSWSHDYFRLLFKYDYELVKSPAGAQQWQPINQSEEDMAPDARDPSKKVPTMMTTADMALKMDPDYRKISERFHQNPEQLDDAFARAWFKLCHRDMGPKVRYHGPEVPAEDLIWQDPVPAGTTPSDAEVARFKDAILSSGLSVSELVKAAWASASTYRNTDHRGGANGARVRLAPQNGWAANDPAELSKVLAKIEELRGDLSVADAIVLAGSAAVEKAAADAGHSISVPFAGGRGDASDEQTDAESFEPLEPFADGFRNYMRTKASVKTEDMLIDRAHLLGLSISELTVLVGGLRVLGANSGNTSHGVFTDRVGQLTTDFFTNLLDMGTKWTPVDGSGDEEYVGTDRSSGAQKYTATRADLIFGSNSQLRAQAEVYAENGAEAKFVADFVAAWTKVMNADRFDLG